From Streptomyces zhihengii, the proteins below share one genomic window:
- a CDS encoding STAS domain-containing protein: MDLSLSTRNVSGPGGDRTVVEVGGEIDVYTAPKLREQLVELVNDGSYHLVVDMEGVDFLDSTGLGVLVGGLKRVRAHEGSLRLVCNQERILKIFRITGLTKVFPIHTTVDEAVAATD, from the coding sequence GTGGACCTGTCCCTGTCGACTCGCAATGTGTCCGGCCCTGGTGGCGACCGTACGGTCGTCGAGGTCGGTGGCGAGATTGATGTCTATACCGCGCCCAAGCTGCGCGAGCAGTTGGTCGAGTTGGTGAACGACGGCAGCTACCACCTTGTCGTCGACATGGAGGGCGTGGACTTCCTCGACTCCACCGGCCTCGGCGTGCTCGTCGGAGGTCTCAAGAGGGTGCGTGCCCATGAGGGCTCGCTGCGCCTGGTGTGCAACCAGGAGCGCATCCTCAAGATCTTCCGGATCACGGGCCTGACCAAGGTGTTCCCGATTCACACCACGGTCGACGAGGCTGTCGCGGCGACCGACTGA